In the genome of Qipengyuania seohaensis, one region contains:
- a CDS encoding segregation and condensation protein A, which translates to MSDGLLFTDAAPEQEEWDGIAAEAPVDEGALYLELDGWEGPLDLLLDLARRQKVDLREISILALVEQYLDYIETAEALKLELAADYLVMAAWLAYLKSAMLLPKEEQEDPSPEELALRLQLRLQRLGAMRDAAARLMGGDRIGRDVFLRGAPEGLDIVRKTKWKCDQFALIEAYGRVKARTAPAIHMVRERPVMTLDSALERVSNMLGVTLEWMEIRDFLPPHAEPRLRRSALASSFVAALELARLGKAELAQEDTFGPLRLRRVT; encoded by the coding sequence ATGAGCGACGGCCTGCTGTTCACCGATGCTGCTCCCGAACAGGAAGAATGGGACGGGATCGCAGCGGAAGCGCCGGTCGATGAAGGCGCGCTCTATCTCGAGCTCGACGGATGGGAAGGCCCGCTCGATCTCCTGCTCGATCTGGCGCGCCGCCAGAAGGTTGACCTGCGGGAAATATCGATCCTCGCGCTGGTCGAGCAATATCTCGACTATATCGAGACGGCAGAAGCGCTGAAGCTGGAACTTGCGGCCGATTATCTCGTGATGGCTGCGTGGCTGGCCTACCTCAAATCGGCGATGCTGCTCCCCAAGGAAGAGCAGGAAGACCCGAGCCCGGAAGAACTGGCGCTGCGGCTGCAACTGCGGCTCCAACGCCTCGGCGCAATGCGCGATGCTGCTGCGCGCTTGATGGGCGGCGACCGGATTGGTCGTGATGTATTCCTGCGCGGCGCGCCCGAGGGGCTCGACATCGTCCGCAAGACAAAGTGGAAGTGCGACCAGTTCGCCCTGATCGAGGCATATGGACGGGTAAAGGCGCGCACAGCTCCTGCCATCCACATGGTGCGCGAGCGGCCCGTCATGACGCTCGATTCAGCGCTTGAGCGGGTATCGAACATGCTCGGCGTCACGCTGGAGTGGATGGAAATCCGCGACTTCCTCCCCCCGCACGCAGAACCGCGGCTGCGGCGCTCGGCGCTGGCATCCAGCTTTGTCGCCGCGCTTGAACTGGCGCGATTGGGCAAGGCGGAGCTCGCGCAGGAAGACACGTTCGGCCCCTTGCGCCTGAGGCGGGTCACATGA
- the nagZ gene encoding beta-N-acetylhexosaminidase, which yields MLPAIFGISGPELTADERAFFKDADPAGYILFARNCENRDQMRALTDDLRSIHGRDRLIVSIDQEGGRVVRMKPPEWPKYPAGEAFARLFEIAPASAIEAARVNAEAMARELALVGVSVDYHAPFDVRRPETDDVIGDRSLGSHPMQVAALGRAVLDGMSHAGVVGCLKHMPGHGRATVDSHKMLPRVEASDAELETDIEPFRTLAAHPLGMSAHIVFTAWDEERPATLSPTVIDKVIRGRIGFDGLLLTDDIDMQALDGSIPDRSEKALAAGCDIVLNCWAKMDDQIAIAERLGAMSAETASRLDRVHAMMGEPAECADTEELLAKRDALLAIAEATA from the coding sequence ATGTTGCCCGCAATCTTCGGCATTTCCGGCCCCGAACTGACGGCCGACGAACGCGCCTTCTTCAAGGACGCCGATCCGGCAGGCTACATCCTGTTCGCCCGCAACTGCGAAAATCGCGATCAAATGCGGGCGCTTACGGATGATTTGCGCAGCATCCACGGCCGCGACCGACTGATAGTATCGATCGACCAGGAGGGAGGCCGCGTCGTGCGCATGAAGCCGCCCGAATGGCCGAAGTACCCCGCGGGAGAGGCGTTTGCGCGCCTCTTCGAAATCGCGCCAGCCAGCGCGATCGAGGCCGCGCGCGTCAATGCCGAAGCGATGGCGCGTGAACTGGCGCTGGTCGGCGTAAGTGTCGATTATCACGCGCCTTTCGACGTCCGCCGTCCCGAAACCGATGATGTGATCGGTGATCGCTCCCTCGGCAGCCACCCCATGCAGGTCGCCGCACTAGGTCGGGCCGTACTCGACGGGATGAGTCATGCAGGCGTGGTCGGTTGCCTCAAGCATATGCCTGGACATGGCCGCGCCACCGTTGACAGTCACAAGATGCTTCCCCGTGTGGAAGCGAGCGATGCGGAACTGGAAACCGACATCGAACCGTTCCGTACGCTGGCCGCACACCCACTGGGCATGAGCGCGCATATCGTCTTCACCGCCTGGGACGAGGAACGGCCCGCTACCCTGTCTCCCACCGTGATCGACAAGGTCATTCGCGGCCGCATCGGCTTCGACGGTCTCCTTCTGACAGACGATATCGACATGCAGGCGCTCGATGGAAGCATTCCCGACCGCAGCGAAAAGGCCCTCGCCGCGGGGTGCGACATCGTCCTCAACTGCTGGGCGAAAATGGACGACCAAATCGCCATCGCCGAGCGCCTCGGTGCCATGTCCGCCGAAACCGCCAGTCGTCTCGACCGGGTCCACGCAATGATGGGCGAACCTGCGGAATGCGCCGATACGGAAGAACTTCTCGCCAAGCGCGACGCCTTGCTTGCCATTGCGGAGGCGACTGCATGA
- a CDS encoding SPOR domain-containing protein, with protein MAGGEYDRDEDWEEGENLELLEDDERLPWLEADDDDDGDTGFATSRIVLLGVLAVLLVGSFLGGAWYFLGSHADEPPADGSLIAAPDEPYKTRPENPGGKTYAGTGDTSFAVGEGQTREGRLADDPAPSAAVPSIATTLNDDGATPTTTSSTSAELALSGVAVQVGAFPTRTDAQDAWARLMRQTEALNGVRHRIVEAKVDIGTVYRLQAVAGDRASANRLCNALKTDGLPCFVK; from the coding sequence ATGGCGGGCGGCGAATACGACCGGGACGAAGACTGGGAAGAGGGCGAGAACCTCGAACTGCTCGAGGACGACGAGCGGTTGCCCTGGCTCGAAGCGGATGACGACGACGATGGCGATACCGGCTTTGCCACCTCGCGCATCGTGCTGCTGGGCGTGCTGGCGGTCCTGCTGGTCGGCTCGTTCCTTGGCGGTGCCTGGTACTTCCTCGGCAGTCATGCCGACGAACCGCCGGCGGATGGCAGCCTGATCGCGGCGCCGGACGAACCCTACAAAACGCGCCCGGAAAATCCCGGCGGCAAGACCTATGCCGGAACCGGCGATACCAGCTTCGCAGTCGGTGAAGGTCAGACACGCGAAGGGCGCTTGGCCGACGATCCGGCTCCGTCTGCTGCCGTGCCCTCCATCGCGACTACGCTAAACGACGATGGTGCTACGCCAACGACTACTTCCTCTACATCTGCCGAGCTGGCCCTATCCGGCGTTGCGGTGCAGGTGGGTGCATTTCCGACGCGCACCGACGCGCAGGATGCCTGGGCCAGGCTGATGCGGCAGACCGAAGCGCTGAACGGAGTGCGCCACCGGATTGTAGAGGCGAAGGTCGATATCGGCACGGTCTACAGGCTCCAGGCGGTCGCAGGTGACCGTGCGTCGGCCAATCGCCTGTGCAACGCGCTGAAAACCGACGGATTGCCCTGTTTCGTGAAATAA